In Bifidobacterium scardovii JCM 12489 = DSM 13734, the genomic stretch GGATGAAGCTCAGCAGGGGCTGTTGATGAGCGTGCTGTTCGCCGCGCTGTCGGCGGCGTTCACCGCATCGGTGTCGATGCTGTCCGACCGGGGGTCGAAGGCCTTCGTCGCGCGCCGCCACCGCAAGCGCGCCGCGCGCTAACCTCTTCGCGGAATCCGTTTACTGTGAGCGGAAACATTGGCATCGGCGTGATTTCCTGCGACAATGGCCGCATGGTTACCAATAGCACTATTGAAACCCTGCTCAATCGCAGGTCGATCCGCAAGTTCGCCGACGAACCGATCGACGATGACACCATCGCCACACTGGAAACGGTTGCTCAGCATGCCGCATCCAGCCAGTATCTCAATGACTGGTCCGCCGTACGCATCACCGATCCCGATCCCAAGGCCCGGCTTGCGGCTATCGCCAAGCAGCCGTACATCGCCGAGGCCCCGCTGCTGTATGTGTTCATCCTTGACGAGCACCGCAACGCCGCCATCGCGAAGGCCAAAGGGGCTCCTGCAGGCGAAATCACGCTGGACGCGAGCTACCGGTTCACGCAGGCGCAGAACGATGCCGTACTGGACCTGCATGCCATGGAGACGGCGGCGTATTCGTTGGGATTGGGCTGCGTGATTCTCGGTTCGCTGCTGAACGATGTGGACGCGTTGATCGGCATGATGAACCTGCCGGAATACACGTATCCCGTCTTGGGTCTGGCGATCGGCAAACCCGACCAGCAGCCGGCGTTGAAGCCGCGCATGCCCCGTTCGATGCAGTTCTTCGAGAACACCTATCCGTCCGATGATGAGGCCACGCTCGCCGCGCTGCCGCAGTTCGACGCCGAAGTACACCAATACTACGATCTGCGCAACACCGACCGCCCCGTTGATGCCTTCAGCGATCAGATTCGCGCCGTCGCCACCGATCAGGGCGTGCTGAATCGCGCCGTCGCCCAGAAGGCCGCCAAGCAGGGATTCCGTCTGGACCGCTGACCGGCTTCCCCACCTTTCGTCGTGTCCTCATTGACCTGCCGAAATGGACGAAGAAGCGGCTCGTACCCCGCTGGATGGGCAATCCGCAGGATTGCCCATGGCAGTGCGCGAAGCGCACGTCGCATGTAATGTCGGGGGCTGGCGGCGCAGCCGACTGGGGGGAACGCATGTGAATCGGCTTGACTCAGGCGTTCGCGATAATGCTCCCTCAGGCCGCTTCGCGGCCGGCTCCCCTCCAAGAGGGGAGCCGGAATTACTAAAGGAATTAACGATGCGGGATATTAGCGTCGTCTTGGCTTATAGCCTTTTTTGCGCGAATGCGGCTTAAGCTGCTGGTTCAAAGGAACCGACCGATAGCTGGCACGCGGATCCCGATGCGTCAAATGCCAGGTGCCGCAATGCTCGCAACGGTATACCCATAACTCCGCGCCGCGCTCGATCAGACTCTGATCGGCGGCATGCTGCGCCTGCATCTTGTCGTGATACATGATCTTGTTGGTTGCGGCGCAACGCTTTGGCGTGAAGTAGTACATGATGGTAAACGATTATAAAGCTGTTGTGGGTGGTCGTGTGGCTTTTGTTGTTGATATGCAAAAGACCCCCGGTGGCGTGTTGCTCGACCGGGGGTCCTTGTGTACGTGTGATGCGGCGGTGTGCTACTCTCCCACACCCTGTCGAGTGCAGTACCATCGCCGTGCCAGGCCTTAGCTTCCGGGTTCGGAATGGGACCGGGCGTCTCACCTGGGCCATGACCGCCGCAAATCTTCAATTCTCACGGCCATCCTGTAAGGGATGCCGGTCTTGTGGTGGTTCGGGA encodes the following:
- a CDS encoding nitroreductase family protein, whose amino-acid sequence is MVTNSTIETLLNRRSIRKFADEPIDDDTIATLETVAQHAASSQYLNDWSAVRITDPDPKARLAAIAKQPYIAEAPLLYVFILDEHRNAAIAKAKGAPAGEITLDASYRFTQAQNDAVLDLHAMETAAYSLGLGCVILGSLLNDVDALIGMMNLPEYTYPVLGLAIGKPDQQPALKPRMPRSMQFFENTYPSDDEATLAALPQFDAEVHQYYDLRNTDRPVDAFSDQIRAVATDQGVLNRAVAQKAAKQGFRLDR